TCGAAGGTCATGATATCGTCGCCAGCCCCCGGCGCTGCGAAGGCTAACGGATTGGTTCCGTAGTAAATTTCTGCGCCGCCGAACGGTACGACCATCGGATCGGACTGGCAGACAGAGAGTCCAATCAGGCCTGCGCGGGCGGCTTGCTGCACAAAGTAAGAAATGGCTCCGCTGTGCCCCATTCGGCTAATGCCGACAACGGCGACGCCATTTTTTTCAGCAATTTCAATTGCATGCTCCATACCCATTTTTGCTGCGACTTGCCCGGCGGCATTATCGGCATGCAAAATCGCTGTGCAGGGACCGGTATCTTCAAAACGAAATGTGGGTTCGCGGTTGGTGCCGCCTTTTGAAATGCGCTCGGCATAGTATTCAACGCGTACAGCGCCATGAGAATGAATGCCTCTGGCATCGGCATAAACCAATACCTCGGCAACCGTTGCGGCGTGCTCACGTTTTAGTCCGGCCTTGCAAAGCTTATTCTCGATAAGCTGGTGGAGTGTTTCCCGACTGATTTTCATCTGTCTTCCTTTTTAACGACGGTGTGAAGCATGACTGCCGTTAACATACCGGGAAAATAAATCTAATATGTGATCCAGACAGGCAAAAAAATATAGTTAGAATTTATTTGATAATCAGCATTGGTTTGCCTTTTCTTTTTAAATAAATAATGTCGTTAGAAAATAACATGTAATCCTTAGGTGGTTATTAAAATTCTTTTGCTAATAAATCGTATGTGATATCAGTCACTCTATTTGCTATGCCAGATATATACCTTGAGTTCCACATTAACACTACTCGTGCAATTGCCATGGGTGCAATTATTAAGGGGTTGTTATGATCCACGCCTTTATTAAAAAAGGGTGTTTTCAGGACTCTGTCAGTTTAATGATTATTTCACGCAAGCTGAGTGAGTCCGAAAATGTAGACGATGTATCGGTGATGATGGGAACGCCAGCGAATAAATCATTGCTGGAAACAACCGGATTCTGGCATGACGATTTTAATCAGGCGACGCCGAATGATATTTGCGTGGCGATTCGTACTGAAGCGGCGGATGAAAGTATTACCCAGGCTATTTTGCAGCAACTGGATGAGTCGTTGCAGCAGTTGGCGCAGGCAACCGGGGGGAGCCAAACGCTATTGCAGGTCAGGCGCTGGGAAAGCGCGTGTCAGAAATTGCCTGAAGCGAATATGACGTTAATTTCTGTAGCGGGCGAATACGCGGCTGAACTGGCGAACCAGGCGCTGGATCGCAACCTGAACGTCATGATGTTCTCCGACAACGTCACGCTGGAAGATGAAATCAATCTGAAGCGGCGTGCACAAGATAAAGGCCTGCTGGTGATGGGACCCGATTGCGGAACCGCCATGATCGCTGGTACGCCGCTGGCATTTGCCAACGTGATGCCGGAAGGCAACATTGGCGTCATAGGCGCCTCAGGCACAGGGATCCAGGAGCTGTGTTCACAGATAGCACTGGCCGGGGAAGGCATCACTCACGCCATTGGTCTAGGTGGACGCGACCTGAGCGCTGAGGTGGGAGGAATTAGCGCACTTACCGCGCTGGATATGCTCGGCGCGGATGATAAAAGTCAGGTGTTGGCTTTTGTGTCTAAACCACCTGCGGAAGCCGTTCGCCAGCGGATTGTCACGGCGATGAAAGCCACGGGTAAACCCGTTGTGGCCCTGTTTTTAGGTTACACCAGCGCAGCGACCCGCGATGAGAACGTCTGGTTTGCCTCGACGCTGGATGATGCGGCCCGTCTCGCCTGTTTACTGGCACGCGTCACGGCGCGACGTAGCGCGCTTTCTGCCACGGGGGACGGCCTTATTCGGGGGCTCTATACCGGAGGAACGCTGGCTGCCGAAGCGGCGGGTCTGCTGGCCGCAAACCTTAATGTTGCAGCGGATGCACAACATCATCACGGCATGATGTTGGATGCCGCCGGGCATCAGATTATCGACCTCGGGGATGATTTTTACACCGTCGGGCGTCCGCATCCGATGATCGACCCTGCGTTACGCAATCAGCTTATTACGGACCTCGGCTCTCAGCCGCAGGTGCGGGTGTTATTGGTCGACGTCGTGATTGGTTACGGGGCGACGGCAGATCCAGCTGCATCACTGGTTGAGGCCTGGCAAAAGGCATGCGCTGTGCGTGACATCGACCAACCGCTGTTTGCGATCGCCACGGTGACCGGTACAGAACGCGATCCGCAGTGTCGTTCACTGCAAATCGCCACGCTGGAAGATGCCGGTATCGCCGTGGTGAGTTCACTGCCTGAGGCTACCTTGCTTGCCGCCGAACTGATTCGCCCATCTCAACCTTTATCTCATCAATCCTCACCTTCGCTACTGGAAAAAGTGGCGGTCATTAATGCCGGGTTACGCAGTTTTGCACTGGATTTACAGGCGGCAGAAAAGCCTGTGGTGCATTACCAGTGGGCGCCTGTCGCTGGCGGTAACAAAAAACTGGCTCGTTTATTAGAACGTTTGCAATAAGGGGTTCCAATGTTTACATCAGTGGCACAAGCCAATACTGCAGTAATCGAACAAATTCGTCGCGCGCGCCCGCACTGGCTGGATGTGCAACCCGCGTTCTCGTTAATCAGTGAACTTAATGAAGGAAAAACGCTGCTTCATGCGGGACCGCCAATGCGCTGGCAAGAGATGACCGGCCCGATGAAAGGGGCCTGCATTGGTGCGTGCCTGTTTGAAGGGTGGGCCAATGACGAAATGAGCGCGCTGGCATTACTGGAGCAGGGGAAAGTCAATTTTGTACCTTGCCATCACGTTAATGCCGTGGGGCCAATGGGCGGGATCACTTCTGCCAGCATGCCGATGTTGGTGGTGGAAAACATTACTGAAGGGAACCGCGCGTACTGCAATCTCAACGAAGGCATTGGCAAGGTGATGCGCTTCGGTGCGTACGGCGAGGATGTCCAGCAGCGCTTACGCTGGATGCGCGATGTTCTGATGCCGGTCTTAAGCGCCGCATTGGGGACGCTGGAACAGGGTATTGATCTGACCGCCATGATGGCACAGGGCATTACGATGGGCGACGAGTTCCATCAGCGCAACATTGCCTCTTCAGCCCTGCTGATGCGTACGCTGGCA
This window of the Citrobacter freundii ATCC 8090 = MTCC 1658 = NBRC 12681 genome carries:
- a CDS encoding acyl-CoA synthetase FdrA is translated as MIHAFIKKGCFQDSVSLMIISRKLSESENVDDVSVMMGTPANKSLLETTGFWHDDFNQATPNDICVAIRTEAADESITQAILQQLDESLQQLAQATGGSQTLLQVRRWESACQKLPEANMTLISVAGEYAAELANQALDRNLNVMMFSDNVTLEDEINLKRRAQDKGLLVMGPDCGTAMIAGTPLAFANVMPEGNIGVIGASGTGIQELCSQIALAGEGITHAIGLGGRDLSAEVGGISALTALDMLGADDKSQVLAFVSKPPAEAVRQRIVTAMKATGKPVVALFLGYTSAATRDENVWFASTLDDAARLACLLARVTARRSALSATGDGLIRGLYTGGTLAAEAAGLLAANLNVAADAQHHHGMMLDAAGHQIIDLGDDFYTVGRPHPMIDPALRNQLITDLGSQPQVRVLLVDVVIGYGATADPAASLVEAWQKACAVRDIDQPLFAIATVTGTERDPQCRSLQIATLEDAGIAVVSSLPEATLLAAELIRPSQPLSHQSSPSLLEKVAVINAGLRSFALDLQAAEKPVVHYQWAPVAGGNKKLARLLERLQ